A single window of Bombyx mori chromosome 9, ASM3026992v2 DNA harbors:
- the LOC101738035 gene encoding PHD finger protein 14 isoform X5, which produces MEDRGPAKRKVKPVEPQSLLDFDLEEGESSDDSDFRIEDHPEESDDYSINSDDDDKKYEKNASEEETGSDDDDFKGSSNKIGEEASAIDVLEKAKKHEFKFPGELANLLICAGCLGSRSDDFNEIVECDGCGVTVHEGCYGVSDVTSESSTVSSASTEPWFCEACKAGVTDPNCELCPNKGGIFKETEVGAWVHLVCALYVPGVAFSEVERLSGVTLFEMAYSRWGARSCALCEDVTLARTGVCVGCDAGLCKTFFHVTCGQREGLLAEAHTEEVEQADPFYAHCRLHSDKTLVKKRKRNWLALQLRTEKRKFELKENLSTDEKLRIQRKLVKYRKKYLQQKNNRNPPWVPTQKMARMLYSSASAIRKFQRKAECMGIDTHALEFQDAQMAALKDVSRRWHVPPAFSVEFVGYYLDRNNRATTLRESLERLTKDNERLLAGDDKLRAEYDEASKENTEALAELSSTRQALQKIYAAIIAICPKKTAPSILEDKPLLPPELPRSTPKVTPQQLQRRDNLDARHGKVLSTSVEASLCGACAVCGGRSERPLMAACDTCRRHYHLHCLRPPLTRPPKKSKLYGWQCSECDKTSDSEPEVLEKKGPRRSRIRYSKDGAIIADPQSPGTAPPSPPSKSSEQSHRQEKHAKSALTENLSPIKVTIKPFEFSDGNETAEIKLKKDKKIKKSKLKEYGSTSAGEGDSIPKKLHKRSFTSPALTNTPLMSITPIVADSPNDSHNENSNASNNVGSTKEFVSQNISFSSLLHDIKDKERDSKSIETSIENTLANLSSDIATYKANRKRRKEKHRSRYSPDLLRSPSKSHKHKRKKKTQDMENPEMPHPRITIKIKPIPKPDGSLDTQMFYVPTDSNDGPPPAVMKKLSKHAEQEVTKPPEEAPVPSVVDDTNEPPLPPPTTQEENGTETKCTKPKRVRGGRSSRGPTSASDAPPAALCPMTHCDVCHQPGDNTNLVRCDECNKRYHFTCLEPPLNKNPKKRGYSWHCADCDPTDVEENN; this is translated from the exons ATGG AAGATCGAGGTCCAGCTAAGAGAAAAGTAAAACCAGTAGAGCCTCAATCGTTGCTAGATTTTGACCTCGAAGAAGGCGAAAGCTCAGATGATTCTGACTTTCGTATTGAAGATCATCCAGAAGAGAGTGATGATTATTCCATCAATAGTGATGATGACGATAAAA AGTATGAAAAGAATGCTTCTGAAGAGGAAACTGGATCAGATGATGATGACTTCAAAGGGTCTAGCAATAAGATTGGAGAAGAAGCTTCAGCTATAGATGTTCTTGAGAAAGCTAAAAAGCATGAGTTTAAG TTTCCAGGTGAACTAGCTAATCTCTTGATTTGTGCTGGGTGCCTAGGCTCTCGAAGTGATGACTTCAATGAAATTGTTGAGTGTGATGGTTGTGGTGTTACTGTTCATGAGg GCTGTTATGGTGTTTCTGATGTGACTAGTGAATCAAGTACAGTTAGTTCAGCATCTACTGAACCATGGTTTTGTGAAGCTTGTAAGGCTGGTGTCACCGATCCCAACTGTGAATTATGCCCTAACAAag gtGGGATTTTCAAGGAGACTGAAGTGGGTGCTTGGGTGCATTTGGTTTGTGCACTCTACGTCCCTGGGGTTGCATTTTCAGAg GTAGAACGTTTATCAGGTGTGACTCTTTTCGAAATGGCTTATTCTCGTTGGGGAGCACGTTCTTGCGCACTATGTGAAGACGTGACTCTGGCACGTACAGGAGTGTGTGTGGGATGCGATGCTGGCTTGTGTAAAACATTCTTCCATGTAACTtg TGGTCAGCGGGAAGGTCTTTTAGCTGAGGCACACACAGAAGAAGTAGAGCAAGCTGATCCATTTTACGCTCACTGTAGACTGCACTCTGACAAAACACTAGTTAAAAAACGGAAAAGAAACTGGCTAGCTTTGCAGCTGAGAACTGAAAAaag AAAATTTGAGTTAAAAGAAAATTTGAGTACTGACGAGAAACTTCGAATTCAGCGGAAACTAGTGAAGTACAGGAAAAAGTACTTACAAcagaaaaataatagaaatcCTCCATGGG TTCCAACACAAAAGATGGCCAGGATGCTTTACAGCAGTGCGTCTGCAATACGGAAGTTTCAAAGGAAAGCAGAATGTATGGGAATAGATACACATGCGTTGGAGTTCCAAGACGCACAG aTGGCAGCACTGAAAGATGTTTCTCGCCGATGGCACGTCCCACCGGCTTTCTCCGTTGAATTCGTCGGCTACTACTTGGATAGAAATAACCGAGCGACAACCCTGAGAGAGTCTCTTGAAAGATTAACGAAAGATAATGAGAGGTTGCTCGCTGGCGATGACAAGTTAAGAGCTGAATATGATGAA GCATCCAAAGAGAACACGGAAGCGCTTGCCGAGTTGTCTTCGACCAGACAAGCATTGCAAAAGATATACGCGGCTATAATCGCGATATGCCCAAAGAAAACCGCGCCCTCAATATTGGAGGACAAGCCACTGCTGCCTCCCGAACTACCACGATCCACACCTAAAGTCACACCGCAACAGTTGCAGAGACG CGACAACCTGGACGCTCGCCATGGAAAAGTCTTGTCTACTTCGGTCGAAG CGTCGTTGTGCGGCGCGTGTGCGGTGTGCGGCGGCCGCAGCGAGCGACCCCTGATGGCGGCGTGCGACACGTGCCGCCGGCACTACCATCTGCACTGTCTGCGGCCCCCGCTCACTCGCCCGCCCAAGAAGAGCAAACTGTACGGATG GCAATGTTCGGAGTGTGATAAAACATCCGATTCCGAACCGGAGGTGTTAGAAAAGAAAGGTCCTCGTCGTTCCCGAATACGGTATAGTAAAGACGGAGCCATCATCGCCGACCCGCAGAGTCCCGGCACGGCTCCGCCGTCTCCGCCGTCCAAGTCCTCGGAACAATCCCACAGACAGGAAAAGCACGCGAAAAGCGCTCTCACAGAAAATTTATCACCAATCAAAGTTACGATAAAACCGTTCGAGTTCAGCGATGGTAATGAAACTGCCGAAATCAAGTTGAAGAAGGACAAAAAGATCAAGAAGTCCAAGCTAAAAGAATACGGGTCGACTTCGGCCGGTGAAGGAGATTCTATCCCGAAGAAATTACACAAAAGAAGCTTCACTTCACCAGCCCTGACGAATACCCCGTTGATGTCGATTACACCTATTGTGGCTGACAGCCCTAATGATTCTCATAACGAAAATTCGAACGCGTCTAACAACGTCGGATCTACGAAAGAGTTTGTGTCACAAAATATATCATTCTCATCGCTCCTTCACGATATAAAGGACAAAGAGAGAGATAGTAAGAGCATCGAGACGTCGATAGAAAATACATTGGCCAATTTATCATCCGATATCGCTACGTACAAGGCGAACCGGAAACGAAGAAAGGAAAAACATAGGTCACGTTATTCGCCGGATTTGTTAAGGTCACCTTCGAAGTCACATAAACATAAAAGGAAGAAGAAAACTCAAGATATGGAGAATCCAGAAATGCCGCATCCTAGGATTACCATCAag ATAAAGCCGATACCAAAACCGGACGGATCTCTCGACACGCAGATGTTCTACGTTCCCACTGACAGCAACGACGGCCCCCCGCCTGCGGTCATGAAGAAACTCTCGAAG CACGCGGAACAAGAGGTAACAAAGCCACCAGAGGAGGCACCAGTACCGTCGGTGGTGGATGATACGAACGAGCCTCCGTTGCCT CCCCCGACAACTCAGGAGGAAAATGGAACCGAAACGAAATGTACCAAACCCAAG
- the LOC101738035 gene encoding PHD finger protein 14 isoform X6 has translation MEDRGPAKRKVKPVEPQSLLDFDLEEGESSDDSDFRIEDHPEESDDYSINSDDDDKKYEKNASEEETGSDDDDFKGSSNKIGEEASAIDVLEKAKKHEFKFPGELANLLICAGCLGSRSDDFNEIVECDGCGVTVHEGCYGVSDVTSESSTVSSASTEPWFCEACKAGVTDPNCELCPNKGGIFKETEVGAWVHLVCALYVPGVAFSEVERLSGVTLFEMAYSRWGARSCALCEDVTLARTGVCVGCDAGLCKTFFHVTCGQREGLLAEAHTEEVEQADPFYAHCRLHSDKTLVKKRKRNWLALQLRTEKRKFELKENLSTDEKLRIQRKLVKYRKKYLQQKNNRNPPWVPTQKMARMLYSSASAIRKFQRKAECMGIDTHALEFQDAQMAALKDVSRRWHVPPAFSVEFVGYYLDRNNRATTLRESLERLTKDNERLLAGDDKLRAEYDEASKENTEALAELSSTRQALQKIYAAIIAICPKKTAPSILEDKPLLPPELPRSTPKVTPQQLQRRDNLDARHGKVLSTSVEASLCGACAVCGGRSERPLMAACDTCRRHYHLHCLRPPLTRPPKKSKLYGWQCSECDKTSDSEPEVLEKKGPRRSRIRYSKDGAIIADPQSPGTAPPSPPSKSSEQSHRQEKHAKSALTENLSPIKVTIKPFEFSDGNETAEIKLKKDKKIKKSKLKEYGSTSAGEGDSIPKKLHKRSFTSPALTNTPLMSITPIVADSPNDSHNENSNASNNVGSTKEFVSQNISFSSLLHDIKDKERDSKSIETSIENTLANLSSDIATYKANRKRRKEKHRSRYSPDLLRSPSKSHKHKRKKKTQDMENPEMPHPRITIKIKPIPKPDGSLDTQMFYVPTDSNDGPPPAVMKKLSKHAEQEVTKPPEEAPVPSVVDDTNEPPLPRVRGGRSSRGPTSASDAPPAALCPMTHCDVCHQPGDNTNLVRCDECNKRYHFTCLEPPLNKNPKKRGYSWHCADCDPTDVEENN, from the exons ATGG AAGATCGAGGTCCAGCTAAGAGAAAAGTAAAACCAGTAGAGCCTCAATCGTTGCTAGATTTTGACCTCGAAGAAGGCGAAAGCTCAGATGATTCTGACTTTCGTATTGAAGATCATCCAGAAGAGAGTGATGATTATTCCATCAATAGTGATGATGACGATAAAA AGTATGAAAAGAATGCTTCTGAAGAGGAAACTGGATCAGATGATGATGACTTCAAAGGGTCTAGCAATAAGATTGGAGAAGAAGCTTCAGCTATAGATGTTCTTGAGAAAGCTAAAAAGCATGAGTTTAAG TTTCCAGGTGAACTAGCTAATCTCTTGATTTGTGCTGGGTGCCTAGGCTCTCGAAGTGATGACTTCAATGAAATTGTTGAGTGTGATGGTTGTGGTGTTACTGTTCATGAGg GCTGTTATGGTGTTTCTGATGTGACTAGTGAATCAAGTACAGTTAGTTCAGCATCTACTGAACCATGGTTTTGTGAAGCTTGTAAGGCTGGTGTCACCGATCCCAACTGTGAATTATGCCCTAACAAag gtGGGATTTTCAAGGAGACTGAAGTGGGTGCTTGGGTGCATTTGGTTTGTGCACTCTACGTCCCTGGGGTTGCATTTTCAGAg GTAGAACGTTTATCAGGTGTGACTCTTTTCGAAATGGCTTATTCTCGTTGGGGAGCACGTTCTTGCGCACTATGTGAAGACGTGACTCTGGCACGTACAGGAGTGTGTGTGGGATGCGATGCTGGCTTGTGTAAAACATTCTTCCATGTAACTtg TGGTCAGCGGGAAGGTCTTTTAGCTGAGGCACACACAGAAGAAGTAGAGCAAGCTGATCCATTTTACGCTCACTGTAGACTGCACTCTGACAAAACACTAGTTAAAAAACGGAAAAGAAACTGGCTAGCTTTGCAGCTGAGAACTGAAAAaag AAAATTTGAGTTAAAAGAAAATTTGAGTACTGACGAGAAACTTCGAATTCAGCGGAAACTAGTGAAGTACAGGAAAAAGTACTTACAAcagaaaaataatagaaatcCTCCATGGG TTCCAACACAAAAGATGGCCAGGATGCTTTACAGCAGTGCGTCTGCAATACGGAAGTTTCAAAGGAAAGCAGAATGTATGGGAATAGATACACATGCGTTGGAGTTCCAAGACGCACAG aTGGCAGCACTGAAAGATGTTTCTCGCCGATGGCACGTCCCACCGGCTTTCTCCGTTGAATTCGTCGGCTACTACTTGGATAGAAATAACCGAGCGACAACCCTGAGAGAGTCTCTTGAAAGATTAACGAAAGATAATGAGAGGTTGCTCGCTGGCGATGACAAGTTAAGAGCTGAATATGATGAA GCATCCAAAGAGAACACGGAAGCGCTTGCCGAGTTGTCTTCGACCAGACAAGCATTGCAAAAGATATACGCGGCTATAATCGCGATATGCCCAAAGAAAACCGCGCCCTCAATATTGGAGGACAAGCCACTGCTGCCTCCCGAACTACCACGATCCACACCTAAAGTCACACCGCAACAGTTGCAGAGACG CGACAACCTGGACGCTCGCCATGGAAAAGTCTTGTCTACTTCGGTCGAAG CGTCGTTGTGCGGCGCGTGTGCGGTGTGCGGCGGCCGCAGCGAGCGACCCCTGATGGCGGCGTGCGACACGTGCCGCCGGCACTACCATCTGCACTGTCTGCGGCCCCCGCTCACTCGCCCGCCCAAGAAGAGCAAACTGTACGGATG GCAATGTTCGGAGTGTGATAAAACATCCGATTCCGAACCGGAGGTGTTAGAAAAGAAAGGTCCTCGTCGTTCCCGAATACGGTATAGTAAAGACGGAGCCATCATCGCCGACCCGCAGAGTCCCGGCACGGCTCCGCCGTCTCCGCCGTCCAAGTCCTCGGAACAATCCCACAGACAGGAAAAGCACGCGAAAAGCGCTCTCACAGAAAATTTATCACCAATCAAAGTTACGATAAAACCGTTCGAGTTCAGCGATGGTAATGAAACTGCCGAAATCAAGTTGAAGAAGGACAAAAAGATCAAGAAGTCCAAGCTAAAAGAATACGGGTCGACTTCGGCCGGTGAAGGAGATTCTATCCCGAAGAAATTACACAAAAGAAGCTTCACTTCACCAGCCCTGACGAATACCCCGTTGATGTCGATTACACCTATTGTGGCTGACAGCCCTAATGATTCTCATAACGAAAATTCGAACGCGTCTAACAACGTCGGATCTACGAAAGAGTTTGTGTCACAAAATATATCATTCTCATCGCTCCTTCACGATATAAAGGACAAAGAGAGAGATAGTAAGAGCATCGAGACGTCGATAGAAAATACATTGGCCAATTTATCATCCGATATCGCTACGTACAAGGCGAACCGGAAACGAAGAAAGGAAAAACATAGGTCACGTTATTCGCCGGATTTGTTAAGGTCACCTTCGAAGTCACATAAACATAAAAGGAAGAAGAAAACTCAAGATATGGAGAATCCAGAAATGCCGCATCCTAGGATTACCATCAag ATAAAGCCGATACCAAAACCGGACGGATCTCTCGACACGCAGATGTTCTACGTTCCCACTGACAGCAACGACGGCCCCCCGCCTGCGGTCATGAAGAAACTCTCGAAG CACGCGGAACAAGAGGTAACAAAGCCACCAGAGGAGGCACCAGTACCGTCGGTGGTGGATGATACGAACGAGCCTCCGTTGCCT
- the LOC101738035 gene encoding PHD finger protein 14 isoform X1, whose product MEDRGPAKRKVKPVEPQSLLDFDLEEGESSDDSDFRIEDHPEESDDYSINSDDDDKKYEKNASEEETGSDDDDFKGSSNKIGEEASAIDVLEKAKKHEFKFPGELANLLICAGCLGSRSDDFNEIVECDGCGVTVHEGCYGVSDVTSESSTVSSASTEPWFCEACKAGVTDPNCELCPNKGGIFKETEVGAWVHLVCALYVPGVAFSEVERLSGVTLFEMAYSRWGARSCALCEDVTLARTGVCVGCDAGLCKTFFHVTCGQREGLLAEAHTEEVEQADPFYAHCRLHSDKTLVKKRKRNWLALQLRTEKRKFELKENLSTDEKLRIQRKLVKYRKKYLQQKNNRNPPWVPTQKMARMLYSSASAIRKFQRKAECMGIDTHALEFQDAQMAALKDVSRRWHVPPAFSVEFVGYYLDRNNRATTLRESLERLTKDNERLLAGDDKLRAEYDEASKENTEALAELSSTRQALQKIYAAIIAICPKKTAPSILEDKPLLPPELPRSTPKVTPQQLQRRGSATRSMSVPTAAALKMGVGFPLSDNLDARHGKVLSTSVEASLCGACAVCGGRSERPLMAACDTCRRHYHLHCLRPPLTRPPKKSKLYGWQCSECDKTSDSEPEVLEKKGPRRSRIRYSKDGAIIADPQSPGTAPPSPPSKSSEQSHRQEKHAKSALTENLSPIKVTIKPFEFSDGNETAEIKLKKDKKIKKSKLKEYGSTSAGEGDSIPKKLHKRSFTSPALTNTPLMSITPIVADSPNDSHNENSNASNNVGSTKEFVSQNISFSSLLHDIKDKERDSKSIETSIENTLANLSSDIATYKANRKRRKEKHRSRYSPDLLRSPSKSHKHKRKKKTQDMENPEMPHPRITIKIKPIPKPDGSLDTQMFYVPTDSNDGPPPAVMKKLSKHAEQEVTKPPEEAPVPSVVDDTNEPPLPPPTTQEENGTETKCTKPKRVRGGRSSRGPTSASDAPPAALCPMTHCDVCHQPGDNTNLVRCDECNKRYHFTCLEPPLNKNPKKRGYSWHCADCDPTDVEENN is encoded by the exons ATGG AAGATCGAGGTCCAGCTAAGAGAAAAGTAAAACCAGTAGAGCCTCAATCGTTGCTAGATTTTGACCTCGAAGAAGGCGAAAGCTCAGATGATTCTGACTTTCGTATTGAAGATCATCCAGAAGAGAGTGATGATTATTCCATCAATAGTGATGATGACGATAAAA AGTATGAAAAGAATGCTTCTGAAGAGGAAACTGGATCAGATGATGATGACTTCAAAGGGTCTAGCAATAAGATTGGAGAAGAAGCTTCAGCTATAGATGTTCTTGAGAAAGCTAAAAAGCATGAGTTTAAG TTTCCAGGTGAACTAGCTAATCTCTTGATTTGTGCTGGGTGCCTAGGCTCTCGAAGTGATGACTTCAATGAAATTGTTGAGTGTGATGGTTGTGGTGTTACTGTTCATGAGg GCTGTTATGGTGTTTCTGATGTGACTAGTGAATCAAGTACAGTTAGTTCAGCATCTACTGAACCATGGTTTTGTGAAGCTTGTAAGGCTGGTGTCACCGATCCCAACTGTGAATTATGCCCTAACAAag gtGGGATTTTCAAGGAGACTGAAGTGGGTGCTTGGGTGCATTTGGTTTGTGCACTCTACGTCCCTGGGGTTGCATTTTCAGAg GTAGAACGTTTATCAGGTGTGACTCTTTTCGAAATGGCTTATTCTCGTTGGGGAGCACGTTCTTGCGCACTATGTGAAGACGTGACTCTGGCACGTACAGGAGTGTGTGTGGGATGCGATGCTGGCTTGTGTAAAACATTCTTCCATGTAACTtg TGGTCAGCGGGAAGGTCTTTTAGCTGAGGCACACACAGAAGAAGTAGAGCAAGCTGATCCATTTTACGCTCACTGTAGACTGCACTCTGACAAAACACTAGTTAAAAAACGGAAAAGAAACTGGCTAGCTTTGCAGCTGAGAACTGAAAAaag AAAATTTGAGTTAAAAGAAAATTTGAGTACTGACGAGAAACTTCGAATTCAGCGGAAACTAGTGAAGTACAGGAAAAAGTACTTACAAcagaaaaataatagaaatcCTCCATGGG TTCCAACACAAAAGATGGCCAGGATGCTTTACAGCAGTGCGTCTGCAATACGGAAGTTTCAAAGGAAAGCAGAATGTATGGGAATAGATACACATGCGTTGGAGTTCCAAGACGCACAG aTGGCAGCACTGAAAGATGTTTCTCGCCGATGGCACGTCCCACCGGCTTTCTCCGTTGAATTCGTCGGCTACTACTTGGATAGAAATAACCGAGCGACAACCCTGAGAGAGTCTCTTGAAAGATTAACGAAAGATAATGAGAGGTTGCTCGCTGGCGATGACAAGTTAAGAGCTGAATATGATGAA GCATCCAAAGAGAACACGGAAGCGCTTGCCGAGTTGTCTTCGACCAGACAAGCATTGCAAAAGATATACGCGGCTATAATCGCGATATGCCCAAAGAAAACCGCGCCCTCAATATTGGAGGACAAGCCACTGCTGCCTCCCGAACTACCACGATCCACACCTAAAGTCACACCGCAACAGTTGCAGAGACG AGGGTCGGCTACCAGGTCGATGTCTGTGCCGACTGCGGCCGCACTTAAGATGGGGGTTGGTTTTCCTCTTAGCGACAACCTGGACGCTCGCCATGGAAAAGTCTTGTCTACTTCGGTCGAAG CGTCGTTGTGCGGCGCGTGTGCGGTGTGCGGCGGCCGCAGCGAGCGACCCCTGATGGCGGCGTGCGACACGTGCCGCCGGCACTACCATCTGCACTGTCTGCGGCCCCCGCTCACTCGCCCGCCCAAGAAGAGCAAACTGTACGGATG GCAATGTTCGGAGTGTGATAAAACATCCGATTCCGAACCGGAGGTGTTAGAAAAGAAAGGTCCTCGTCGTTCCCGAATACGGTATAGTAAAGACGGAGCCATCATCGCCGACCCGCAGAGTCCCGGCACGGCTCCGCCGTCTCCGCCGTCCAAGTCCTCGGAACAATCCCACAGACAGGAAAAGCACGCGAAAAGCGCTCTCACAGAAAATTTATCACCAATCAAAGTTACGATAAAACCGTTCGAGTTCAGCGATGGTAATGAAACTGCCGAAATCAAGTTGAAGAAGGACAAAAAGATCAAGAAGTCCAAGCTAAAAGAATACGGGTCGACTTCGGCCGGTGAAGGAGATTCTATCCCGAAGAAATTACACAAAAGAAGCTTCACTTCACCAGCCCTGACGAATACCCCGTTGATGTCGATTACACCTATTGTGGCTGACAGCCCTAATGATTCTCATAACGAAAATTCGAACGCGTCTAACAACGTCGGATCTACGAAAGAGTTTGTGTCACAAAATATATCATTCTCATCGCTCCTTCACGATATAAAGGACAAAGAGAGAGATAGTAAGAGCATCGAGACGTCGATAGAAAATACATTGGCCAATTTATCATCCGATATCGCTACGTACAAGGCGAACCGGAAACGAAGAAAGGAAAAACATAGGTCACGTTATTCGCCGGATTTGTTAAGGTCACCTTCGAAGTCACATAAACATAAAAGGAAGAAGAAAACTCAAGATATGGAGAATCCAGAAATGCCGCATCCTAGGATTACCATCAag ATAAAGCCGATACCAAAACCGGACGGATCTCTCGACACGCAGATGTTCTACGTTCCCACTGACAGCAACGACGGCCCCCCGCCTGCGGTCATGAAGAAACTCTCGAAG CACGCGGAACAAGAGGTAACAAAGCCACCAGAGGAGGCACCAGTACCGTCGGTGGTGGATGATACGAACGAGCCTCCGTTGCCT CCCCCGACAACTCAGGAGGAAAATGGAACCGAAACGAAATGTACCAAACCCAAG